Genomic segment of Chloracidobacterium sp. N:
AAGCTCATTGAGCCGGTCATTGCGCCGCTGGGATTCAACTGGAAAATCGGCGTCGGCATCATCTCGGCATTTGCGGCGCGGGAAGTGTTCGTGGGAACGCTGGCTATTGTCTATGGCATCGGCGATGACGAAGACGCCGCCGGCAACCAGGCGCTCCACGCGGCGCTGCAAGCCGACCGTCACGCGGATGGGCGGCCGGTGTTTTCGCCTCTCGTGGCCGTGTCGGTGATGGTCTTTTTTGTGCTGGCGATGCAGTGCATGTCCACGCTGGCCGTCGCCTGGCGGGAGACAAACAGTTGGCGCTGGCCCGTGGTGATGTTTGCCTACATGACGGCGCTGGCTTACGTCGGCAGCCTGCTCGTCTATCAGGGAGGCCGGTGGCTCGGCTTGGGACAGTGACCCCGATCAGGGAAGCGGGGCGGCAACGGCCCGCGGCCGCCAGTGCAGCAGCCGCAGCGCATTCGTCAGCACAAACAGGCTTGACAGCCCCATGGCCGCGCCGGCCGCAACAGGTGAAAGTTGCAGACCGAACGCAGGGTACAGTACGCCTGCCGCCACCGGGATGAGCACGACGTTGTAGGCAAAAGCCCAGAACAGGTTTTGCCGGATGTTGCGCATCGTCGCCCGCGCCAGATCGCATGCCTGCAGAACGCCGACCGGATCACCGGACATGAGAATCACATCGGCAGCCTCGATGGCCACATCCGTTCCGGTGCCCAGGGCAATGCCCACGTCGGCAACGGCCAGCGCCGGGGCGTCGTTGATGCCATCCCCGACAAAAGCCAGCCGCCCGCGCTGCCGAAGCCTCCGCACGATGTCAGCTTTGTCGGCCGGACGCGCCCCGGCAAACACCTCATCAATCCCCAGGCGGGCGGCAACCGCCTGGGCCGTTGCCGGATGGTCGCCCGTGACGAGGACGACTTCAAGCCCCTGGGCGCGCAGGTGGGCCACAGCCGCGGCCGCCGTTGGCTTTATCTCATCGGCTACGGCCAGCACCGCCGCCAGGCGACCATCCAGCGCCGCATACATGGGCGTTTTCCCGGCGCGCGCCAGTTCAGCGATGACCGGCGCGCCGGCTTCAGTCGCCACGTTCAGATGCGCCATCAGCCGGTCGGTGCCCACCGCCACGTGATGTCCGGCCACGGTCGCTGTGACGCCCTGCCCCGGCAGCGCCGTGAAGTCGGTTGGCGTCGGCAGCGGCAGGCCGCGCGCCTCGGCCTCTGCCACGACGGCCCGGGCAATGGGATGCTCCGAAGGCTTCTCCACCGCCGCCAGCCAGCCCAGCAGGTCGGTTTCCGACACTTCCGGCGGCAGGTCACAACCGTGCAGGTCAGTCAGCCGAGGGTGGCCGGCCGTCAGCGTGCCGGTCTTGTCAAAGACGACCACCCGCAGTTCGTCCAGCATCTGCAGGGCGCTGCCCTTGCGAAAGAGAACGCCAAGCCGTGCCGCCTGGCCGGTGCTGACCAGAACGGAGGTCGGCGTTGCCAGTCCCAGGGCACAGGGACAGGCAATGATGAGAACGGACACGGCGTTGACCAGAGCCAGCTCAAAGGTTGCCTGCCACCACCAGACACCGAACGTGACCAATGCCACGCCGAGAACCGCCGGTACGAACCACCGTACCACCCGGTCGGCGACATCCTGAATGGGCGGCTTGGACCCTTGCGCCGCCTGCACCAGCCGGACGATGCCCTGCAACACGGTCTCTGCGCCGACGCGACTGGCGCATACCACGAGATAGCCCTGGCCGTTGACCGTTCCGCCGATGACCTCCGCACCAACGGTCTTGTCCACCGGCAGCGGCTCGCCGGTCAGCATGGACTCGTCCACGAAAGAAGCGCCTTCCACGACCGTCCCATCCACGGGAATGCGCTCGCCGGGACGCACGACGACTTCATCACCCGGATGGATCAGCGCCACCGGCAGCTCGAAGGTCTGCCCGCCGCGCCTGACCTGGGCCGTTTTCGGCTGCAATGCCAGCAGATGGCGAATGGCCGCGCCCGTTCGCCCTCTGGCGCGCGCCTCGAAATACCTGCCCAGCAGTACCAGTGCCACGACGGTTGCCGACGCCTCGAAGTACACGTGCGCCGTCCCGGGCGGAAAGGCCGCCGGAAAGCACACAACGGCGACGGAGTAGCCGTAGGCCGCCGTCGTCCCCAGCATCACCAGCGTGTTCATATCCGGCGACCAGACGCGGACCGCAGCCCAACCGGCGCAGTAAAAACGCCACCCCGGACCAAACTGCACCAGTGTCGCCAGCAGCAGGCCGATTCCACGCCACGTACCTTCATCCAGGACGGCCAGCCGGGCATGATGCAGCGCCGGGATGAGCATCGGCAGCATCTCCAGGGCAAACAGCGGAAGAGCCAGCAGCCCGGCAACAAGCGCCTGCCGGCCAAGCTGACGCTGCTCCAGCATCGCCGTCTCATCGGCCGCTGTCCCGTCTTCGGCTGTTGTCGGCGGGACGACCCCATAGCCGGCCCTTTCAATGGCGGCATGCAGGGCCGGCAGGTCGGTCATCCCCGGCTGGAACGTCACCACGGCCTGCCCGGCAGCCAGACTCACCGCCGCCGCCGTTACGCCCTCCACCCGCCGCAGCACGCGCTCGATACGGCTGGCGCAGGCAGCACAGGTCATGCCGTTGATGCCGATGACGGCCGTTTCAATTTCGGCCGCCGGTGTCGCTGGGTTTGACGACGCCGGTGCCGCAGAAGTCAGCGGCAGCATCACACCACCTGAAAGCCAGCGTCCTCGACGGCTGCCGCAATCTGCGCCCGGTTGACGGTTGCCGGGTCATAGGCCACGGCGGCGCGCCCGATTTCCACCCGCCGCACTTCGACGCCGGCCAGCGACCGCAGCGCCGTCTCGACCGCCTGTATGCAGTGGCCGCAACTCATGCCTTCAATTTCGATGGTTTCTTCGTGCATGGCTTTCACTTCCCCGGATGTACTTCCGGCCTTGTCAGACCGGCGGCGGCACAGCACCATGCGCCGCATGAAACGCTTGTGGCTGGTATGTTGTATCACGCTCCTGGGTTTTGTTCTGCCGACGCTGCCCGTCGCCCTGCCGGCGGCCGCGTTTTCACCGATGCCGGATTCACCTTCCCTGTCTCGTCCGACCCTGCAAATGGGCCCGGTCCGCGCGCCCGAACTGGAAGGCGGCATGGCCTGGTTCAACGTTCCGGGCCCGCTGTCGCTCGCCCAACTGCGCGGGAAAGTCGTCCTGCTCGACTTCTGGACCTACTGCTGCATCAACTGCCTGCACGTCATTCCCGACCTGAAAGCCCTTGAAGCCAAATATCCCAACGAACTGGTGGTGATTGGCGTGCATTCGGGCAAGTTCAAGACCGAAAAGGAAACGAACAGCATTCAGCAGGCCGTCGTGCGCTACGACATCCGGCATCCCGTCGTCAACGACGCCAACTTTGCCATCTGGAACGCCTATGCCGTTCGCGCCTGGCCGACGCTGGTGCTCATTTCGCCGGATGGCTACGTGGCCAGCCGGTACGCCGGCGAAGGCCACCGCGAGGAACTCGACCGCGACATTGCCGCCCTGATTGCTGAAGCCCGCAAAAAAGGCACGCTCAAGCTGGACCCCGTTGAAGTTGTCCCGCGGCCGTCCCAGGAAACCGACAGCCCGCTTCGCTTTCCCGGCAAGGTGTATGCCGACGCCGCCAGCCAGCGGCTGTTCATTGCCGACACCAACCACCACCGCATTGTCGTTGCCGGCTTCGACGGAAAGGTGCTCGACACCATCGGCTCCGGCGCACCCGGCACGCGGAACGGGCAGTACGACTTTGCCGAGTTCCGGTATCCCCAGGGCATGGCGCTCGATGGCGATTTCCTGTACGTCGCCGACACGGGCAACCACCTCCTCCGGCGCGTCAACCTCAAAACCAGGATGGTTGAAACCGTTGCCGGCACCGGCAAAAACGAACGCAGCCGGCAGACCGGGCCAGGAACGAGTGTCGGCTTGAGTTCCCCGTGGGACCTGGCCATCCACGGGCGCACCCTGTTCATCGCCATGGCCGGCGCGCATCAGATTTGGCAGTACAACCTCGATACCGGCGTGGTTGGTCCTTATGCCGGCACAGGCGCCGAAGGACGGCAGGACGGCACCCTGGAGACGGCTGTTTTTGCCCAGCCGTCGGGGCTGTCCACCGACGGCAAGCGGCTCTACGTGGCCGACAGTGAAATCAGCGCCGTGCGGGCCATCGATCTGGCAACGGGGCAGGTGACAACGCTGGCCGGCGGCGATCTGTTCGACTTCGGCGACGCCAACGGCAAGGGCGAAAATGCCCGGTTTCAGCATCCTTTGGGCGTGGCGGCCGCCGAGCGCAAGCTGTATGTCGCCGACACCTACAACCACAAACTGCGCACCATTGACCTGCGCACGCGGTTCGTCTCGAACCTCATCGGCAGTGGCGTGCCGGGGCTTCAGAATGACCTGCCGGCGCTGTTTCACGAACCCGGCGGGCTGTCCTACGCCGCCGGAAAACTGTTTGTCGCCGACACGAACAACCACGTCATCCGGCTTGTGGAGTTTGAGCCGACGCGGGTAAGCACCTTTGCTTTTGACAAGCTCACGGCTCCGACGCCCATCAAACTCAAGGCCGACGCCCTGCCCAACGAAGAGCAGATCGGCGTCCCGACCCAGCGCCTCACGCCCGGCGCGGGTGAAATCGTCGTGGACATTCTGCTTCCGCCGGGCTTCAAGTACGCGCCTACGGCCGAGCAACGGTATTTTGTCAGCATCGAGGCCGGCACCGAAGGCCTGACCATTCCGGCCAAGGCCATGGCGGTCACGTCGTCCAAGCTGCGGTTTCCCGTCAGCATCCCCTACACGGTGACGGCCAACGGCATGGGCGCGTTCGATGTCGTGGTTTCCGTCACCTTCTGCAAGGAAGGCAACGAAGGCTTCTGTTCGGTCGCCACCTACCGGTTTCACGTGCCGTTTATCGGGCGGCCCAAAGGCAGCACCAAACGGCCCGTCCTCCTGAAATCCATTCCCCCGCCGACGCCGTAAGTCGTGCGCCCTGAGTCACCAACTGAGTCACCAACGATGAAAGTCCAGCCATTTACGATTGGCCTCGTGCAGATGCGGTGCGCCGCCGACCGGGCGGAAAATCTCGACCGGGCGGCGCACTTCGTCCGGGAAGCGGCCGACCGGGGCGCGCGGGTGATCTGCCTGCCCGAACTCTTTCAGTCGCCCTACTTCTGCCAGATGGAGGACACGGCGCTGTTTGACCGCGCCGAACCGTTCGACGACAGTCCCTCTTTGCGGGCAATGCAGGCTGTGGCGCGGGAGACGCGGACGTACCTCTTCGTGCCGTTTTTTGAACGGCGGGCGGCCGGCCTCTACCACAACAGCGTGGCGCTCGTGGATGACCGGGGCGACATCCGCGGGCTGTACCGCAAGATGCACATTCCCGACGACCCGGCCTACTACGAAAAGTTTTACTTCACGCCCGGCGACCTGGGCTTCGTCGCCTTCGACACGCCCTACGGACGCTTAGCCTCGCTTATTTGCTGGGATCAGTGGTTTCCCGAAGGCGCACGGCTGGCGGCGCTGCGCGGCGCGACGGTGCTGTTTTATCCCACGGCCATCGGCTGGCATCCCTACGAAAAGGAAACCCACGGGGCCGCCCAGCGCGACGCCTGGCGGACGGTGCAGCGTGGGCATGCCATTGCCAACGGGATGTATGTCGCGGCGGTCAACCGGATTGGCTTTGAACCGTCGCCAACCGATGAGCTGGGCGGACTGGAGTTCTGGGGCAGTTCCTTTGTGGCCGACCCCCAGGGCGTGATCGTGGCCGAGGCGCCGACGGATGAAGAAACCATCCTGCTCGCCGAGGTCAACCCCTCCCGACTGGAAGACGTACGGCGCAACTGGCCCTTTCTGCGTGACCGGCGCATTGAAGCCTACGACGGGCTGACCCGGCGCTTTCTCGATTCGTGATGCAAAGCATGTGGCGCAGGGGTTGGCTGGCGGGCTTCTGGGTGCTGTGGCTCGTCTTTTCGGGTGTGGCCCAGCCGGAGACCCCGCCGGAGACGCCGCTCTCCCTGGATGAACCGGTGAAGCTTTCTGTCTGGAAATACCGGCCGGGTGATGATCCGCGCTGGGCGGACCCCAACCTGGATGACCGGGACTGGAAGGTGCTGCACCTCGACACCCAGGCTTTCACCGAAGCCGGGTGGCGCTCCGGGCCCGGCTGGTATCGCACCACGGTGGTTGTTGCCGACCAGTCCCTGTTGGGTCTCCTGGTCGTCCATGCCATCTCGCACTCCGCCTATGAAGCCTATGTCAACGGCCACAGGATCGGCCAGCTTGGCCGCCTTGCGCCGCAGCCGTCGTTCCCCAATGGCTTTACTTATGCACCGCTGCGGATTCCGGCGGAAGCTTACGGTGGTCAGGGCCGGCTCGTCATTGCCATTCGGACGTGGGAAAAGCTGAGTCCGCCGCTGGTCACGGGCGGGGCCTTCTACGGCGCCCAACTTGGTCACACTGACCGGCTTGACCGCGATCTCCAGAAGTTGCGCGCTGAACGCATGCAAAGGGATATAGCGCGGGTGGCCACGGCCCTGACCATTGGCTTTTTCGCCGTCTATCATCTGTATCTCTACTTCAGCCTTTATGTTTACCAGGGGAGAAGCAGTCAGCGGGAATACCTCTGGCTGAGTCTGTTTGCGGCCGGCTACGCCCTGAACTCGCTCTCGCTCGCCAATCTTTTGCTGGAGTACGTCTCCCTGCTGGCCTACAACCAGCTCAACGTGGTCTCCATCCAGTTTCAGCTCATCACGGGCACTGGCTTCCTGTTCAGCTTTCTCAAGCTTCCCCCGCCGCGGTGGGTGCGCTGGTTTCAGATCACGCTGGGCCTGGTGATTTTGGGCACGCTTGCCCTGCCCGGCTGGTTTTTGCAAGGTCTGGTCCGCAGTCTGATATTTGCCGTTCCCGTGGCCGCCCTGTTGGGCTTCACGAGCATTCTGGTCGGACGTGAGGCGTGGCGGGGCAACGTGGCCGCCCGAACCCTGTGTTTTTCCATGGGGCTGATCATACTGGCCGAAGCGGTCCAGATTACAAAAACCATCGTCCTGCCCATGGTTGAACCCCAGTCGGCGGTGGCCATGTGGTTCGCCGGCCCGGTTGCGGGCTACCTGGTGGAAATCAGTTTCGGGGCGTTGCTCCTGACCATGGCCGGGGCTGTGGCGCGGCGCTACCGGGACGAGATTGACGCGGTCAACCGCAATCTTGAACGTCTGGTGTCTGAGCGGACGGTCGAGGTGCAGCGGCAGCGCGATGAACTGGAGCAGAAAAATCAGGACATCGAAGACAGTCTGCGCTACGCACAAACCATGCAGCAGGCCGTACTGCCGGACATCAAAAACCTGCACGCGACCTTTGCCGAGGCCTTTGCACTGTGGAAACCACGTGACATCGTCTCCGGCGACTTTTACTGGTTTCACCAGACCGAACGGGCCTGTCTGGTGGCCGTGGCCGACTGCACCGGCCACGGCGTTCCGGGCGCGTTTATGTCGTTTATCGGCAACGATCTGCTCACTCAGATCGTCGTCGAGCGCAAGATTGACGACCCGGCCCGCATTCTGGCCGAACTGGACGCCGGTGTGCAGCGTGCCCTCAAGCAGGGCAGCCACGAGTCGGTCAGCGTGGAAGACGGCATGGACATCGGCATCTGTCGCTTTACGGCCGACGGAGTGACGTTTGCCGGCGCGCGCCGTCCGTTGTATGCCGTCGCCGACGGCCAGTTGACCGAATACGCCGGCTCACGGCATCCCATCGGGGGACGGGCGCGCAAACCACGTCACTTCGAGAATGTCGCCGTTGCCGTCACATCGCCGATGATGCTTTACCTGACCACGGACGGTTTCGCCGACCAACCGGATGCCCAAGGCAAGCGGTTCAAGACGGGTCCGCTTATGCAACTCCTGCGCGACATCGCCACCCGCCCGGCCGGGCAGCAACGGGTGGCGCTCGAAACGGCGCTGGACGAACATCAGGGCCACACCGCGCAACGTGATGACATCACGATTGTCGGTTTACGGCTTGATGCCTCACTGGTTCGCTGGAATGGAAGCACCACCCATGCAACTCCTTGATGCGGCCCCGGCTGCCCTTGGTTTCCGCCATCCGGCCGAATGGGAGCCCCAGGCGGCCACCTGGCTGGCGTTTCCCCATAACCGTACGGACTATCCGGGCAAGCTCCGGCCCGTGCAGTGGGCCTACGGGGAAATCATCCGCAAGCTGGCCGACCGGCAGCCGGTTCACGTGGTCGTTCAGGATACGACGCTCCAGGCACAGGCCCGGAATATGCTGCGGCGCATGGGGGCCAACCTCGCCCAGGTACGCTTTTTTCGCGTCCCCACCAATCGCGGCTGGCTGCGCGATGCCGGGCCGATTTTTGTCGTCCGCGACCGGGACGGCGCACGCGAAGCCGCCATCTGCAAGTTTCGCTTCAACGCCTGGGCCAAATACCCGGATTTCCGGCTCGACGACGAGCTGGCCCTGCGGCTGGCAAAGCAGCTTGGCTTTCCGGTGTTCGTTCCGCACGCCAAAGGGCAACCGGTTGTGCTGGAAGGCGGCGCCGTGGATGTCAACGGGCAGGGCGTGGTGATGACCACCGAGGAATGTCTGCTCGATACGGTGACGCAGCCGCGCAACCCGCACCTGTCACGGGCGGAAGTGGAAGCCGTGCTGCGCGACACCCTGGGGGTTTCGACCGTCTGGTGGCTTGGGAAAGGCATTGCCGGTGACGACACCCACGGCCACGTGGACGATCTGGCCCGGTTCGTCAATCCGACGACACTGGTGCTGTGCGATGAAACCGATGCCGGCGATGCCAACTACGCAGCGCTCAAGGAAAACCACGAGCGCGCGCAGGATTTCCGGCTGCCCGACGGCTCACGTCCCGAGGTCATCCGTCTGCCGATGCCGCGCCCACTCATCTTTGCCGGCCAGCGATTGCCGGCCAGTTATGCCAACTTTTACATCGCCAACGGGCTGGTTCTCGTGCCCACGTTCAACGATCCCAACGACCGCGTGGCGCTTGGCATTCTCGGTGAGTGCTTTCCGAATCGGACCGTGTGCGGTATCCATGCCGTGGATTTGGTCTGGGGGCTGGGCACCCTGCACTGCCTGACTCATGAACAGCCGGCCGGCGTACCGGCCGCTCCCGAACCGGCACCAACTTCCCCACAGGGTGCAAGTTTGGTTGAAACGGACTAGGATTGCAGGTCGTACCCGTGCGGTGTCTGCCCCCAGGCGCCGATACCATTGCCCGTCACGTGGAGTATCGAAAACCCCTATGGCAAGCTGGCAGGCAGCAGCGCTCGCGCGCTTCATCGCCTTCAAAATCAAGCGCAAGCCGACCTCGCAGGACGAAATGCAGATCGTGCGTCAGGCGCGACAGAAGCTGGGACACATGCCCGGCTACGTTCAGCCGGCGATTCCTGAAGACCTGCACATTCGTACCGTGTCCCTGACCACGCTGGACAGCGACATCATCCGGGGTGAATGGCTGGCGTGGAAGACGGACTATCCGCCTGCCACGGTGCTGTATCTCCACGGCGGAGGCTATATCGCCTGTTCGCCACGAACCCATCGCCCTATCACCGTAACACTGGCCACACTTCTGCGCGGACGGGTCTTCGCGCTGGATTACCGGCTGGCCCCGGAACACCGCTTCCCGGCAGCTCTCGATGATGCTGTTGCCGCCTACCGCTGGCTGATTGAAGGGCAGCGGATGGCACCGCGCCAACTCGTCCTGGCCGGCGACTCGGCAGGCGGGGGGCTGACGCTCTCCACCCTGGTCCGGCTGCGTGAGCTGGGTCTGCCCCAACCGGCTGGCGCGGTACTCTACTCGCCCTGGACGGATTTGGCCGGCACGGGTGAAACGCTCGAAACCAATACCGACCGGGATGTGATGTTTTACGGCGCGGGTATCCGCCTTGCCGGCCGCATTTATGCCGGGGACACACCGCCCGACCATCCGCTGGTTTCGCCGCTTTACGCCGACCTGCATGGGCTTCCCCCGTTGCTGGTCTTTGCCAGTTCCAGCGAAGTGCTGCTTGACGATGCCCGCCGCCTGGCAGCACGTGCGGAAGCCGCCGGTGTTTCGGTCGAGTTGCACATCGAAGCCGACCTGCCGCACGTGTGGCCGATTTTCTGCCGCCTTATCCCGGAAGGACGGCGCACGCTGGCAGCGACGGCGGCGTTCATCCGGCGCGCCGTCAACCACGCTTCGTCCTCAAATTCTCAGCTTCCAGGGCCTTCCATCCATGACTACCGCCTCGCTGCAAGCACTGCTGTCACGGCTCATTGACTACGCCGGGCTGTTCCCGCCGGCGGCGCTGGATTTGGCAAACGCCGTGGAGAACTACCGGCGTTTCCGCACCTCGGCCGATGCCTGGATGCTGGGGGCATTTGTGCTCCCGGCCGGCCAGGTCAGCGCTTTCCAGTCGGCAACCCAGATGGCGGCCTCGCCGGACGACCCACCGTTCCGCTGGCCGGTCAGCCTGCTCGTTGAAGCTACCGATCTGCCCCCGGACGGAT
This window contains:
- a CDS encoding heavy metal translocating P-type ATPase, with translation MLPLTSAAPASSNPATPAAEIETAVIGINGMTCAACASRIERVLRRVEGVTAAAVSLAAGQAVVTFQPGMTDLPALHAAIERAGYGVVPPTTAEDGTAADETAMLEQRQLGRQALVAGLLALPLFALEMLPMLIPALHHARLAVLDEGTWRGIGLLLATLVQFGPGWRFYCAGWAAVRVWSPDMNTLVMLGTTAAYGYSVAVVCFPAAFPPGTAHVYFEASATVVALVLLGRYFEARARGRTGAAIRHLLALQPKTAQVRRGGQTFELPVALIHPGDEVVVRPGERIPVDGTVVEGASFVDESMLTGEPLPVDKTVGAEVIGGTVNGQGYLVVCASRVGAETVLQGIVRLVQAAQGSKPPIQDVADRVVRWFVPAVLGVALVTFGVWWWQATFELALVNAVSVLIIACPCALGLATPTSVLVSTGQAARLGVLFRKGSALQMLDELRVVVFDKTGTLTAGHPRLTDLHGCDLPPEVSETDLLGWLAAVEKPSEHPIARAVVAEAEARGLPLPTPTDFTALPGQGVTATVAGHHVAVGTDRLMAHLNVATEAGAPVIAELARAGKTPMYAALDGRLAAVLAVADEIKPTAAAAVAHLRAQGLEVVLVTGDHPATAQAVAARLGIDEVFAGARPADKADIVRRLRQRGRLAFVGDGINDAPALAVADVGIALGTGTDVAIEAADVILMSGDPVGVLQACDLARATMRNIRQNLFWAFAYNVVLIPVAAGVLYPAFGLQLSPVAAGAAMGLSSLFVLTNALRLLHWRPRAVAAPLP
- a CDS encoding cation transporter; translated protein: MHEETIEIEGMSCGHCIQAVETALRSLAGVEVRRVEIGRAAVAYDPATVNRAQIAAAVEDAGFQVV
- a CDS encoding thioredoxin-like domain-containing protein, with the protein product MKRLWLVCCITLLGFVLPTLPVALPAAAFSPMPDSPSLSRPTLQMGPVRAPELEGGMAWFNVPGPLSLAQLRGKVVLLDFWTYCCINCLHVIPDLKALEAKYPNELVVIGVHSGKFKTEKETNSIQQAVVRYDIRHPVVNDANFAIWNAYAVRAWPTLVLISPDGYVASRYAGEGHREELDRDIAALIAEARKKGTLKLDPVEVVPRPSQETDSPLRFPGKVYADAASQRLFIADTNHHRIVVAGFDGKVLDTIGSGAPGTRNGQYDFAEFRYPQGMALDGDFLYVADTGNHLLRRVNLKTRMVETVAGTGKNERSRQTGPGTSVGLSSPWDLAIHGRTLFIAMAGAHQIWQYNLDTGVVGPYAGTGAEGRQDGTLETAVFAQPSGLSTDGKRLYVADSEISAVRAIDLATGQVTTLAGGDLFDFGDANGKGENARFQHPLGVAAAERKLYVADTYNHKLRTIDLRTRFVSNLIGSGVPGLQNDLPALFHEPGGLSYAAGKLFVADTNNHVIRLVEFEPTRVSTFAFDKLTAPTPIKLKADALPNEEQIGVPTQRLTPGAGEIVVDILLPPGFKYAPTAEQRYFVSIEAGTEGLTIPAKAMAVTSSKLRFPVSIPYTVTANGMGAFDVVVSVTFCKEGNEGFCSVATYRFHVPFIGRPKGSTKRPVLLKSIPPPTP
- a CDS encoding carbon-nitrogen hydrolase — translated: MKVQPFTIGLVQMRCAADRAENLDRAAHFVREAADRGARVICLPELFQSPYFCQMEDTALFDRAEPFDDSPSLRAMQAVARETRTYLFVPFFERRAAGLYHNSVALVDDRGDIRGLYRKMHIPDDPAYYEKFYFTPGDLGFVAFDTPYGRLASLICWDQWFPEGARLAALRGATVLFYPTAIGWHPYEKETHGAAQRDAWRTVQRGHAIANGMYVAAVNRIGFEPSPTDELGGLEFWGSSFVADPQGVIVAEAPTDEETILLAEVNPSRLEDVRRNWPFLRDRRIEAYDGLTRRFLDS
- a CDS encoding SpoIIE family protein phosphatase: MWRRGWLAGFWVLWLVFSGVAQPETPPETPLSLDEPVKLSVWKYRPGDDPRWADPNLDDRDWKVLHLDTQAFTEAGWRSGPGWYRTTVVVADQSLLGLLVVHAISHSAYEAYVNGHRIGQLGRLAPQPSFPNGFTYAPLRIPAEAYGGQGRLVIAIRTWEKLSPPLVTGGAFYGAQLGHTDRLDRDLQKLRAERMQRDIARVATALTIGFFAVYHLYLYFSLYVYQGRSSQREYLWLSLFAAGYALNSLSLANLLLEYVSLLAYNQLNVVSIQFQLITGTGFLFSFLKLPPPRWVRWFQITLGLVILGTLALPGWFLQGLVRSLIFAVPVAALLGFTSILVGREAWRGNVAARTLCFSMGLIILAEAVQITKTIVLPMVEPQSAVAMWFAGPVAGYLVEISFGALLLTMAGAVARRYRDEIDAVNRNLERLVSERTVEVQRQRDELEQKNQDIEDSLRYAQTMQQAVLPDIKNLHATFAEAFALWKPRDIVSGDFYWFHQTERACLVAVADCTGHGVPGAFMSFIGNDLLTQIVVERKIDDPARILAELDAGVQRALKQGSHESVSVEDGMDIGICRFTADGVTFAGARRPLYAVADGQLTEYAGSRHPIGGRARKPRHFENVAVAVTSPMMLYLTTDGFADQPDAQGKRFKTGPLMQLLRDIATRPAGQQRVALETALDEHQGHTAQRDDITIVGLRLDASLVRWNGSTTHATP
- a CDS encoding agmatine/peptidylarginine deiminase, which translates into the protein MQLLDAAPAALGFRHPAEWEPQAATWLAFPHNRTDYPGKLRPVQWAYGEIIRKLADRQPVHVVVQDTTLQAQARNMLRRMGANLAQVRFFRVPTNRGWLRDAGPIFVVRDRDGAREAAICKFRFNAWAKYPDFRLDDELALRLAKQLGFPVFVPHAKGQPVVLEGGAVDVNGQGVVMTTEECLLDTVTQPRNPHLSRAEVEAVLRDTLGVSTVWWLGKGIAGDDTHGHVDDLARFVNPTTLVLCDETDAGDANYAALKENHERAQDFRLPDGSRPEVIRLPMPRPLIFAGQRLPASYANFYIANGLVLVPTFNDPNDRVALGILGECFPNRTVCGIHAVDLVWGLGTLHCLTHEQPAGVPAAPEPAPTSPQGASLVETD
- a CDS encoding alpha/beta hydrolase; the encoded protein is MASWQAAALARFIAFKIKRKPTSQDEMQIVRQARQKLGHMPGYVQPAIPEDLHIRTVSLTTLDSDIIRGEWLAWKTDYPPATVLYLHGGGYIACSPRTHRPITVTLATLLRGRVFALDYRLAPEHRFPAALDDAVAAYRWLIEGQRMAPRQLVLAGDSAGGGLTLSTLVRLRELGLPQPAGAVLYSPWTDLAGTGETLETNTDRDVMFYGAGIRLAGRIYAGDTPPDHPLVSPLYADLHGLPPLLVFASSSEVLLDDARRLAARAEAAGVSVELHIEADLPHVWPIFCRLIPEGRRTLAATAAFIRRAVNHASSSNSQLPGPSIHDYRLAASTAVTAH